In Chlorogloeopsis sp. ULAP01, one DNA window encodes the following:
- a CDS encoding penicillin acylase family protein — protein sequence MKSFWTIWLPKRLKIIVILLLVLWLLLVVFATYIVRQSFPKESGTIQLPGIKAEVTVRRDQWGIPHIFATNSHDLFLAQGYIHAQDRFWQMDFWRHIGSGRLAEMFGSSQVDTDRYLRTMGWAKVVQQEIQQMDAQMKANLQAYADGVNAYIKQRQGSALSLEYAVLKLLNPGYKPEPWQPLYSLTWGKVMAYDLGRNLDREIERAILLKTLTSAQLEELFPPYPESLPTILPRLKYEREPKQARQQLETTSHYSVDVVAKAVEPITEPMLALEKLIGSTGVGIGSNSWVISGKRTATGKPILANDPHLAAQMPSIWYEVGLHCTPKSKECPYDVTGFSFAGMLGVIIGHNDRIAWGVTNVQSDVMDLYIEKVNPNNPNQYEVNGKWVDMQLVKQTIQVAGSEPIVQTVRYTRHGPILSDVSPNLNQFNSTQHFNLPQNYAVALRWTALEPSKLAYAIAQLNSAQNWQEFRTAASNFDVPAQNLVFADIDGNIGYQLPGKYPERAKGDGRYPVPGWTDEYEWQGYVNFEDLPQSFNPSQGYIATANNSVASEYPYVITKDWVYGYRAKRIVEMIEQQTQPLSVNDVQQMQGDDRNLNAQTLVPLLQSLSFNASQLQAAQKLLQDWDLQLGMASPAAALFESFWKHLLADTFHDQLPQKYFPDGGDRWYAVVENLVKQPNSIWWDNSKTPTTENRDYVLRQAFTEAVAELEQIQGKDFKNWNWGKLHTITFVNATLGKSGVAPIEALFNRGSFTTAGNGETVNANRWRANKSSFQVTEIPSMRMIVDIANLDNSLAIHAPGQSGHAFHKHYTDMIAPWSKIEYHPMLWANKSIATKTTATLKLVPK from the coding sequence ATGAAAAGCTTTTGGACAATTTGGTTGCCTAAGAGACTAAAAATCATCGTGATTTTACTGTTAGTTTTGTGGCTTTTGCTAGTGGTATTTGCCACCTATATTGTCCGTCAATCTTTTCCGAAAGAAAGTGGCACAATACAACTACCTGGAATTAAAGCAGAGGTTACTGTTCGGCGCGATCAATGGGGAATCCCTCACATTTTTGCTACTAATTCCCACGATCTGTTCTTAGCACAGGGTTACATACACGCTCAAGACCGCTTTTGGCAAATGGACTTTTGGCGACACATTGGTTCTGGACGGTTGGCAGAAATGTTTGGTTCTTCCCAAGTGGATACTGACAGATATCTGCGGACAATGGGTTGGGCAAAGGTGGTGCAACAAGAAATACAGCAAATGGATGCACAGATGAAAGCGAATCTGCAAGCTTATGCTGATGGTGTCAATGCCTATATCAAACAGCGTCAAGGCAGCGCCCTAAGTTTAGAATACGCAGTCCTCAAGCTTCTCAATCCTGGGTATAAACCGGAACCTTGGCAACCGCTATACTCCCTAACTTGGGGTAAAGTAATGGCTTACGATTTGGGTAGAAATTTGGATCGCGAAATAGAACGCGCTATCTTGCTTAAAACCCTCACTTCTGCTCAGTTAGAAGAACTTTTTCCGCCTTACCCTGAAAGTTTGCCGACTATTTTACCTAGGTTGAAATATGAAAGAGAACCCAAACAAGCCAGACAACAGTTGGAAACCACTAGCCACTATTCTGTAGATGTTGTTGCAAAAGCTGTAGAACCAATTACCGAACCAATGTTAGCTCTAGAAAAACTAATCGGCTCAACAGGAGTAGGAATTGGCTCGAATAGTTGGGTTATATCTGGGAAGCGCACGGCTACAGGCAAACCTATATTGGCAAACGATCCTCACCTAGCTGCGCAAATGCCCTCTATTTGGTATGAGGTTGGTTTGCACTGTACACCCAAAAGTAAAGAGTGTCCTTATGACGTGACTGGCTTCTCCTTCGCAGGAATGCTAGGGGTAATTATCGGTCATAATGATCGCATTGCTTGGGGTGTCACGAATGTCCAATCTGATGTCATGGATTTGTACATCGAAAAAGTCAACCCAAACAACCCCAATCAGTATGAGGTGAATGGTAAATGGGTAGATATGCAACTTGTGAAACAAACAATTCAAGTTGCAGGTAGCGAGCCGATTGTTCAAACGGTTCGTTATACCAGACACGGGCCGATTCTTTCGGATGTCTCACCTAATTTGAATCAATTTAATTCAACTCAGCACTTTAATTTACCACAGAACTATGCAGTTGCTCTGCGCTGGACAGCTCTAGAACCATCCAAACTTGCCTATGCAATTGCCCAACTCAATAGTGCTCAAAACTGGCAGGAGTTCCGCACTGCTGCTAGCAATTTTGATGTTCCTGCTCAAAATCTAGTTTTTGCTGACATAGATGGCAATATTGGCTACCAGTTACCAGGTAAATACCCTGAACGTGCAAAAGGAGATGGACGCTATCCAGTTCCTGGTTGGACAGATGAATACGAGTGGCAAGGTTATGTTAATTTTGAGGATTTACCCCAAAGTTTCAATCCGTCTCAAGGTTACATTGCTACCGCCAATAATTCAGTAGCGAGTGAATATCCCTACGTAATTACTAAAGACTGGGTTTATGGCTACCGGGCAAAACGCATTGTGGAGATGATAGAACAGCAAACTCAGCCTTTATCTGTTAACGATGTACAGCAGATGCAAGGTGATGATCGCAATTTAAATGCTCAGACGCTAGTACCACTACTGCAATCTCTCTCTTTCAATGCTTCCCAACTGCAAGCAGCTCAAAAACTGTTGCAAGATTGGGATTTGCAGTTAGGAATGGCATCACCGGCTGCGGCTTTATTTGAGAGTTTCTGGAAGCATTTGCTAGCCGATACATTCCATGATCAACTGCCTCAAAAGTACTTTCCTGATGGAGGCGATCGCTGGTATGCTGTGGTGGAAAATTTAGTTAAACAGCCTAATAGTATATGGTGGGATAATAGCAAAACTCCTACAACTGAAAACCGCGACTATGTTCTGCGGCAAGCTTTCACAGAAGCAGTAGCAGAGCTAGAACAAATTCAAGGCAAAGACTTTAAAAATTGGAACTGGGGCAAACTACATACTATTACTTTTGTAAATGCTACTTTAGGCAAATCTGGGGTGGCACCGATTGAAGCTTTATTTAATCGTGGTTCTTTTACCACTGCGGGCAATGGGGAAACCGTCAATGCTAACCGATGGAGGGCAAATAAATCTTCTTTTCAGGTGACTGAGATTCCTTCAATGCGGATGATAGTTGATATAGCAAATTTGGATAACTCATTAGCCATTCACGCTCCTGGGCAGTCTGGACACGCTTTTCACAAGCACTACACTGATATGATTGCTCCTTGGAGCAAAATTGAATATCATCCAATGCTGTGGGCGAACAAGAGTATTGCAACAAAGACTACTGCCACACTCAAGCTAGTTCCGAAATAG
- a CDS encoding ABC transporter ATP-binding protein translates to MISKPLQTTKKHSPLQRLLNYGQNYRSQIYQASTYSIINTILDLAPPWLIGVAVDILVQQQNSFIGKLGIRDVLWQFVLLSLITVIVWIFESLSQYAYDRLWRNLAQNIQHNLRLDAYNHLQHLESAYFEDSSTGGLMSILSDDINQLEDFLNGGANEIIQVTTSFIILIGGALFILPPSITIAAMLPMPFILWGSLVYQRRLEPRYADVREKVSFLNSRLANNISGISTIKSYTAENYESARLANESEAYKKSNAKAIKLSAAFIPVIRMLVLVGFTALLFLGGMAAYAGRISIGNYSVLLVLVQRLLWPLVFLGETFDRYQRAMASTKRVMDLLDTPIQITTGDIPLVVEKVRGEVEFKNVTFAYQNRETIIKNLSLHIPAGKTIAIVGSTGSGKSTLVKLLLRFYDTSNGVITIDGIDIQKLNLSNLRRSIGLVSQDVFLFHGTVAENIAYGTFDATDEAIINAAKIAEAHDFIMRLPQGYETIVGERGQKLSGGQRQRIAIARAVVKDPPILILDEATSAVDNETEAAIQRSLDKITVNRTTIAIAHRLSTIRNSHCICVMDNGQIVEQGTHEELLALDGIYAGFWRVQTGIH, encoded by the coding sequence ATGATATCAAAACCACTTCAAACAACCAAGAAACATTCTCCCCTTCAACGTTTACTTAACTACGGACAAAATTATCGCTCACAAATTTATCAGGCCTCGACCTATTCTATTATTAATACAATCTTAGATTTAGCCCCACCTTGGTTAATCGGTGTTGCTGTAGATATATTAGTACAGCAACAAAATTCCTTCATAGGTAAATTAGGAATTAGAGATGTATTATGGCAATTTGTTTTACTTTCACTAATCACCGTGATTGTTTGGATATTTGAATCGCTTTCTCAGTATGCCTATGACAGGCTTTGGCGGAATTTAGCCCAAAATATCCAACATAATTTACGCCTAGATGCCTACAATCATTTACAACATTTAGAGTCAGCTTATTTTGAAGACAGTAGTACAGGTGGCTTGATGTCTATTTTGAGTGATGATATCAACCAACTGGAAGATTTTTTAAATGGAGGAGCAAATGAAATTATTCAAGTTACTACTTCATTCATAATTTTAATTGGTGGTGCACTCTTTATTTTACCTCCTAGCATCACCATAGCAGCAATGTTGCCAATGCCATTTATTCTCTGGGGTTCTCTGGTATATCAAAGACGTCTCGAACCTCGTTATGCTGATGTCAGAGAAAAAGTCAGTTTTCTGAACTCTCGTTTAGCAAATAATATCAGTGGAATTAGTACAATTAAAAGTTATACTGCTGAAAATTATGAGAGTGCAAGATTAGCAAATGAAAGTGAGGCTTATAAAAAAAGTAACGCCAAAGCAATTAAACTTTCTGCTGCATTTATACCCGTAATTAGAATGTTAGTTTTAGTCGGATTCACGGCTTTATTATTTTTGGGAGGGATGGCAGCATATGCAGGAAGAATATCTATAGGTAATTATAGTGTTTTATTGGTTTTAGTACAAAGGTTATTGTGGCCATTGGTATTTTTAGGAGAAACTTTTGATAGATATCAACGGGCAATGGCTTCTACAAAGCGCGTTATGGATTTGTTAGATACTCCCATCCAAATTACGACAGGAGATATACCTTTAGTTGTTGAAAAAGTACGGGGTGAAGTTGAATTTAAAAATGTTACTTTTGCCTATCAAAATCGTGAAACAATAATTAAGAATTTATCTTTGCATATTCCTGCCGGAAAAACTATTGCTATTGTTGGTTCAACTGGTTCGGGTAAAAGCACATTAGTTAAATTATTACTGCGTTTTTATGATACTTCTAACGGTGTAATTACTATTGATGGAATTGATATTCAAAAATTGAATTTATCTAATTTGCGTCGTAGCATTGGTTTAGTGAGTCAAGATGTATTTTTATTTCATGGTACAGTAGCAGAAAATATTGCCTACGGTACTTTTGATGCTACAGATGAAGCGATTATCAATGCTGCAAAAATAGCTGAAGCCCATGATTTTATTATGCGGCTTCCTCAAGGTTATGAAACAATAGTCGGGGAACGAGGACAAAAGTTATCTGGGGGACAACGCCAACGTATTGCTATAGCCAGAGCAGTTGTCAAAGATCCACCGATTTTGATTTTAGACGAGGCGACATCTGCGGTGGATAACGAGACAGAAGCAGCGATTCAGCGCTCTTTAGACAAGATTACTGTGAATAGAACTACTATTGCGATCGCTCATCGTCTTTCCACGATTCGCAACAGTCATTGCATATGTGTGATGGATAATGGTCAAATTGTTGAGCAAGGTACGCATGAGGAATTACTAGCGCTTGATGGTATCTATGCAGGATTTTGGCGTGTACAAACCGGGATTCATTAA
- a CDS encoding DUF4351 domain-containing protein — protein MSNLPLTVLEDLSVALLNFTSLADLQSWLEALSS, from the coding sequence ATATCCAACTTACCCCTAACTGTTCTCGAAGATTTGAGTGTAGCACTGTTAAACTTTACCAGTCTAGCTGATTTGCAATCTTGGTTGGAAGCGCTTAGTAGTTAA
- a CDS encoding helix-turn-helix domain-containing protein, with protein sequence MYKLEITESEEELKHLLKQQKTASGKERVQLLYLLKTEQAQTVQQAAQLLGGHRVTVQDWLRRYRKGGLKGMLELVLRLCKNLRV encoded by the coding sequence GTGTACAAACTAGAGATCACCGAAAGTGAAGAGGAACTCAAACACCTGCTCAAACAGCAGAAAACGGCATCTGGCAAAGAACGGGTTCAACTGCTGTATCTGCTCAAAACTGAACAAGCACAAACGGTACAGCAAGCAGCTCAGTTACTCGGTGGGCATCGAGTGACTGTACAAGATTGGTTGCGACGGTACCGCAAAGGAGGGTTGAAGGGGATGTTGGAATTGGTATTACGGCTATGCAAAAATTTGAGAGTATAA
- a CDS encoding molecular chaperone yields the protein MPVKIELFNRYQLRTHQNDPSLLLLPAIEIKPIPSLNLPYISRINISVSGLPKDLAAQMQAAYKSVDFGTNRLLKLATPQRLRQSDCRWNQPLPPGVNCTLQVTVEYFDSDEMDQPNLSSSKRTLAECNIWTYPIKDYSLKEPLMTFTEFTDSVLNPLKSTASPPPPETELAPENQKSEITYPGWFAIDFGTSNSTVTLYDPKVIVTPHSLPSEQELKLRDRLSAWITQRPVDDVLGVSREAWVQEWQRFLAEVSKNLQDNTVNLRNLHGENFLEAIRQIEIALSKRLPWFRRAASRRLNQIYHEVFRVPALEWQSLIPVELDKTRRLSEIPSELEVISLEPTLPTDDPAKVKVSLGEQAKQHRLDTIRLGEEIGGRFLHSPKRYFGQERSFPITLNGKEDNIPVNKLLQAAYAQLMNLTEEYRQRSLKCSQGKFYRAVVTYPTIASPFVRREIEQLVKQLDIEDVQMAYDEAVSVAIFFLWREFGGDLNLGIESFKTRCRQDGDRWWQNVLVLDIGGGTTDLALIRLALEEINPFEPGEERGDGGRYYKLTPKLLGSSGHLQLGGELITLRLFLLLKAAIADCLLSAIAEDILPKDVLKVQPEELSDRFLENSKFQKGSLLACVDNEIREGEAYKEALNDAEKVLPTRWKNAPSRAQNFYSLWEYAEAAKITLGQKHNTPDASVFILDGQKISELLAQHDIYLPSSVIDSLSVTLTVEQFEKAVAPVVREAIGIAQGLIENALKNQSETVDWLILSGKTCNLELVERELYRVFSKSDYFVWNEERVTFEPEYTKLATSAGACFAEKLRQLSFAPQQAKELLRKGANQLYIDVKNLFYFLPCSFVREVIGGSPDPIFHAGQELYQLQAGDAMAKFRSRWLGMQLTNNIRRQDFENMKLQLWGSYNGDALMKKLGINEEDFKNSIQIQFEINQKLDIDLLLCRGNPHYLISRNIPYLDAAKAIGVPALISSDVRVICDIAVNVAESASVLKTDAHTVVFAAETDYSKDLQVFRDSDGGIQQSMGLIAELPPFPASGKHSFYFQFRNPESNKWELIGELPQPEVKTEYPCKYYASVNEQGLLRVHAFEVPYWTSLNPECLKQEGCVFRDSLQAQSNNVETERDPFCGLH from the coding sequence ATGCCCGTCAAAATTGAACTTTTTAATCGCTATCAACTGCGTACTCATCAAAACGATCCATCGCTATTGCTTCTGCCAGCAATTGAAATCAAACCAATTCCCAGTCTCAACTTACCCTATATCTCTCGAATTAATATCTCTGTAAGCGGTTTGCCAAAAGACTTAGCAGCACAGATGCAAGCGGCGTATAAAAGTGTAGACTTTGGCACTAATAGACTCTTAAAACTTGCTACACCCCAAAGATTGCGGCAAAGTGATTGTCGCTGGAATCAACCTTTACCACCAGGTGTCAACTGCACTTTACAGGTAACTGTGGAGTACTTTGACTCTGACGAAATGGATCAACCAAATTTGTCTAGCAGCAAACGTACTCTCGCGGAATGTAATATCTGGACTTATCCAATTAAAGATTATTCCCTGAAAGAACCGTTAATGACTTTTACAGAATTTACAGATTCAGTCTTAAACCCACTTAAGAGTACAGCATCTCCACCACCACCAGAAACGGAATTAGCACCAGAAAATCAAAAGTCAGAAATTACCTATCCTGGCTGGTTTGCTATTGATTTTGGTACTTCTAACTCTACTGTCACACTTTACGATCCCAAAGTGATTGTTACGCCCCACAGTTTGCCCAGCGAACAAGAATTAAAGTTACGCGATCGCCTCTCGGCATGGATAACTCAGCGCCCTGTAGATGATGTGCTTGGCGTAAGTCGCGAGGCTTGGGTGCAAGAGTGGCAAAGATTTTTGGCAGAAGTTAGTAAAAATTTGCAAGACAATACTGTAAATTTACGTAATTTACATGGCGAGAACTTTTTGGAAGCAATTCGGCAGATAGAAATTGCCCTCAGCAAGCGTCTGCCTTGGTTTCGTCGTGCCGCTAGCAGGCGCTTAAACCAAATTTATCACGAAGTTTTTCGCGTTCCCGCTTTAGAGTGGCAAAGTTTGATACCAGTAGAATTGGATAAAACTCGCCGTTTGAGTGAAATTCCGAGTGAGTTAGAAGTTATTAGTCTCGAACCAACTTTACCAACAGATGATCCAGCCAAAGTTAAAGTTAGCTTGGGCGAACAAGCAAAACAGCACCGACTCGATACTATTAGGCTAGGGGAAGAAATTGGCGGTAGGTTCTTGCATTCACCGAAGCGCTATTTTGGGCAAGAACGTTCTTTCCCAATAACTCTTAACGGCAAAGAAGATAATATTCCTGTGAATAAGCTCCTGCAAGCAGCTTATGCTCAATTGATGAATTTAACAGAAGAATACCGCCAGCGATCGCTCAAATGTTCCCAAGGTAAATTTTATCGGGCGGTTGTGACTTATCCAACAATAGCTTCACCATTTGTGCGTCGAGAAATCGAGCAATTGGTAAAACAATTAGATATTGAAGATGTGCAGATGGCTTACGATGAAGCTGTCTCGGTAGCAATATTCTTTTTGTGGCGAGAATTTGGCGGTGACTTGAACTTGGGGATTGAGTCTTTTAAAACTCGCTGCCGTCAAGATGGAGACAGATGGTGGCAAAATGTCTTGGTGTTAGATATTGGCGGCGGAACTACTGACTTGGCATTGATTCGCCTCGCCTTAGAAGAAATCAATCCCTTCGAGCCTGGTGAAGAAAGAGGTGATGGCGGACGCTATTATAAACTTACGCCAAAACTGTTGGGTTCTTCCGGTCATTTGCAATTGGGTGGCGAGCTGATTACGCTGCGGTTATTTCTGCTGTTGAAGGCAGCGATCGCCGATTGTTTGTTAAGTGCAATTGCTGAAGATATTTTGCCCAAAGATGTATTAAAAGTACAGCCAGAAGAATTAAGCGATCGCTTTCTTGAGAACAGTAAATTTCAAAAAGGTTCGCTGTTAGCCTGCGTAGATAACGAGATCCGCGAAGGGGAAGCTTACAAAGAAGCTTTAAATGATGCGGAAAAAGTTTTGCCCACTCGTTGGAAGAACGCACCTTCTCGCGCCCAAAATTTTTACAGTTTGTGGGAATATGCTGAAGCTGCCAAAATTACACTCGGACAAAAACACAATACACCAGATGCATCGGTATTTATCCTAGATGGGCAAAAAATTTCAGAACTCCTAGCACAACATGACATATACTTGCCCAGTAGTGTAATTGATAGCCTCAGCGTCACACTCACAGTCGAACAATTTGAAAAAGCAGTAGCACCCGTTGTACGTGAAGCCATTGGTATTGCCCAAGGATTAATCGAAAATGCCTTAAAAAACCAATCAGAAACAGTAGATTGGTTAATTCTCTCTGGCAAAACTTGCAATTTAGAATTAGTTGAACGTGAACTTTATCGAGTATTTAGCAAGTCTGATTATTTTGTTTGGAACGAAGAACGTGTTACCTTTGAACCCGAATATACTAAGTTAGCAACTTCAGCAGGAGCTTGTTTTGCTGAAAAACTTCGACAATTAAGTTTCGCTCCCCAACAAGCAAAAGAACTGCTTCGCAAAGGAGCCAACCAATTATATATAGATGTCAAAAACCTATTTTATTTTCTTCCCTGCTCCTTTGTACGGGAAGTAATTGGCGGTAGCCCCGATCCAATTTTTCATGCCGGGCAAGAACTATATCAACTCCAAGCCGGAGATGCGATGGCAAAGTTTCGTAGTCGCTGGTTGGGAATGCAATTAACTAATAATATCAGGCGTCAAGACTTTGAGAATATGAAACTCCAGCTTTGGGGTAGCTACAATGGTGATGCCTTGATGAAAAAGCTAGGCATAAACGAGGAAGATTTTAAGAACTCCATTCAAATTCAGTTTGAAATTAATCAAAAATTAGATATTGACTTATTACTTTGTCGGGGTAATCCCCATTACCTCATTTCTAGAAACATTCCTTACCTTGATGCAGCTAAAGCTATAGGCGTACCAGCATTGATTTCCAGTGATGTTAGGGTAATATGCGATATTGCAGTCAATGTTGCTGAATCTGCTAGTGTTCTTAAAACAGATGCTCACACTGTAGTATTTGCGGCGGAAACAGACTACAGCAAAGATTTACAAGTTTTTCGCGATTCTGATGGTGGCATACAACAAAGCATGGGTTTAATTGCAGAGTTACCTCCATTTCCTGCCAGTGGCAAACATAGTTTTTACTTCCAATTTCGTAATCCAGAATCGAATAAATGGGAATTAATTGGCGAATTACCACAACCAGAAGTCAAAACCGAATATCCCTGCAAATATTATGCCTCTGTTAACGAGCAAGGTCTATTAAGAGTTCATGCCTTTGAAGTGCCTTATTGGACATCACTAAATCCTGAATGCCTCAAGCAAGAGGGTTGTGTTTTTCGAGACTCTTTGCAAGCACAATCAAATAATGTTGAGACAGAACGCGATCCATTTTGTGGATTGCATTGA
- a CDS encoding dynamin family protein yields MKSDIAVEQLRRYQEYGESILQSLELVSQNPPPQESWIPTSINENIRYLQQSAQRVVELASSPVKIGIMGEFSSGKTLLLGSLIGYADALPVSETPTTGNVTAIHLHQQPNLQTTQISKFTVEYLSHEGVKECLRFMLKEAEVRAKAADIPSTEIMPLQNLHPTTAVDINGILRWCEQVWNQTQSLELRSLLRELVGFLRTYSAYGKEICGKSYQIDHITAKKGLRLAEPPMNILELNFAQLPPPPMPWESFAQPTAIDLQKSFSLIRRIDVTVEVAKQVWDLSGLQGTNEFILLDFPGLGSADSGVRDAFLSLRELADVQTILLLLNGRYPGGAIASKIRTMLERDKGQDLRDRIIVGVGRFNQLPLTLSDERAIDELVDEPLLSEEAVLERLGILQLTIASASNLTTEKKNIVLLSQLYGLTKLAELSSLVQVSSPEFLPELDLPNKFQEVELREKWEQLSKMLPTSSTLHKQLSDYVEDGGMSRLRSLLRDHVAQHGMKQLVEDTKRAAEALRKQQNHLKTLLEEIPSYIPVQENPAFLNLREAIENIVTIYRQFQTDLEKQPILHNRNGIAVSDVVKDELTNKIFFDWSEWTLLFDRTKNGTIALSKSESFFDDEEIEDSIPTKSDDFYPAFVQTVQEMQVFAHDRTKEAVTDLFSKLSQEVASDRNKVNAMILPEMEQYIQENFGKNQLRLFRNLLRAIEPANKWQKLIIEHSGLAGGTLSINADALFPLARKDDRHPNGQIFDWSPDKKSPVPPRPFNHQIAVLRLRDEITASAGLHLVQYVSQLTKQVKQSFSRALKEIVDSLQELLKSKHEPLLRYIAAAEERNSGSTPAWLETLSQVATLSEPGEV; encoded by the coding sequence ATGAAAAGTGATATAGCAGTAGAACAATTGCGTCGCTATCAAGAGTATGGGGAATCTATCCTACAAAGCCTAGAACTAGTATCACAAAACCCGCCTCCTCAAGAAAGCTGGATTCCCACAAGTATTAATGAAAACATCCGTTATCTGCAACAGTCTGCTCAAAGAGTAGTAGAACTTGCCTCCTCACCGGTGAAAATTGGGATCATGGGAGAATTCAGTAGTGGCAAAACTTTGCTACTTGGTAGTTTAATTGGCTATGCCGATGCTTTGCCAGTGAGCGAAACACCAACTACAGGTAACGTCACGGCTATTCACCTGCATCAACAACCAAACTTACAAACAACCCAAATTAGCAAGTTTACAGTAGAGTATTTATCTCATGAAGGGGTGAAAGAGTGTCTGCGTTTTATGCTCAAGGAAGCGGAAGTACGGGCAAAAGCAGCAGATATACCTTCGACAGAAATTATGCCCCTGCAAAATTTACACCCGACAACGGCTGTGGATATTAACGGTATCCTGAGATGGTGCGAGCAAGTCTGGAATCAAACGCAAAGTTTAGAATTACGCTCATTACTGCGAGAACTAGTTGGATTTTTGCGTACGTATAGCGCCTACGGTAAAGAAATTTGCGGTAAGAGTTATCAGATAGATCATATTACAGCCAAAAAAGGGCTGAGACTAGCTGAACCACCCATGAATATTTTGGAACTCAACTTTGCACAACTACCGCCTCCTCCCATGCCTTGGGAAAGTTTTGCCCAGCCTACAGCAATAGATTTGCAGAAGAGTTTTTCTTTGATTCGGCGTATTGATGTCACGGTTGAGGTAGCAAAGCAAGTCTGGGATTTATCTGGGTTGCAAGGAACAAATGAGTTTATACTTTTAGACTTTCCGGGATTGGGTTCTGCGGATTCTGGCGTGCGAGATGCTTTTTTATCGTTGCGAGAACTAGCAGATGTACAAACTATCTTGTTGCTGTTGAATGGCAGATATCCTGGTGGGGCGATCGCTTCCAAAATTCGCACGATGCTGGAACGAGATAAAGGACAAGATTTAAGAGATAGAATAATCGTTGGCGTAGGGCGTTTCAATCAACTGCCTCTGACTTTGAGTGATGAACGAGCGATTGATGAACTTGTAGATGAGCCGTTACTTTCAGAAGAAGCAGTCTTAGAACGATTAGGCATCCTTCAACTTACCATTGCCAGTGCCAGTAACTTAACCACAGAGAAAAAAAATATTGTTTTGCTATCGCAACTTTATGGTTTAACTAAACTTGCCGAACTCTCTTCACTAGTGCAAGTTTCCTCTCCAGAATTTTTACCCGAACTGGATCTGCCCAATAAATTTCAGGAAGTAGAACTGCGAGAGAAATGGGAGCAATTAAGTAAAATGCTACCTACTTCTAGCACCCTGCACAAACAACTCAGCGACTATGTTGAAGATGGAGGAATGAGCCGATTGCGATCGCTACTGAGGGATCATGTGGCACAGCATGGCATGAAACAACTTGTGGAAGATACCAAAAGGGCTGCTGAAGCTTTACGCAAACAACAGAATCACCTTAAAACTCTCTTAGAAGAAATTCCATCATATATTCCTGTCCAAGAAAACCCTGCTTTTCTCAACTTAAGAGAAGCAATTGAAAATATAGTAACTATCTATAGACAATTTCAAACGGATTTAGAAAAACAGCCCATTTTACACAACCGTAACGGTATAGCTGTGAGTGATGTAGTTAAAGACGAACTCACTAATAAAATCTTCTTTGATTGGAGTGAATGGACATTGCTGTTTGATCGAACTAAAAATGGCACGATCGCCCTCAGCAAAAGCGAAAGTTTTTTTGACGACGAAGAGATAGAAGATTCCATCCCTACCAAAAGCGACGATTTTTATCCGGCATTTGTGCAAACTGTTCAGGAAATGCAAGTTTTTGCCCACGATCGCACAAAAGAGGCAGTCACAGATTTGTTTAGCAAATTGTCACAAGAAGTAGCGAGCGATCGCAACAAAGTCAATGCAATGATACTACCAGAGATGGAACAGTATATTCAGGAAAACTTTGGTAAAAACCAACTCCGCCTCTTTCGCAACCTTTTGCGGGCAATTGAGCCAGCGAATAAATGGCAAAAATTGATTATCGAACACAGTGGGCTAGCTGGCGGTACTCTCTCCATCAACGCCGATGCCTTATTTCCCCTAGCACGCAAAGATGACAGACATCCAAACGGTCAAATTTTTGATTGGAGTCCTGATAAAAAATCTCCAGTTCCCCCTAGACCATTTAATCATCAAATTGCTGTTTTGCGATTGCGTGACGAAATTACAGCCAGTGCTGGTTTGCACCTTGTTCAATACGTGAGCCAGTTAACGAAACAGGTGAAACAGTCATTTTCGAGAGCATTGAAGGAGATTGTAGACAGTCTCCAAGAATTGTTGAAATCCAAACACGAACCTTTACTGCGATATATTGCTGCTGCTGAAGAACGCAACTCAGGATCTACCCCTGCTTGGTTGGAGACGCTTTCTCAAGTTGCGACACTTTCCGAGCCAGGTGAAGTTTAA